Proteins co-encoded in one Polaromonas vacuolata genomic window:
- a CDS encoding MBG domain-containing protein: MNHVYRSIWNDSTGTFVATSELTQSAGKKATSTNTSAGKCCEKNARKSHHSTRHTRFCDTFKAAAIALLLMFGSNLYALPSGGEVVSGSANIAKDPSGLLITQTTPKAALNWQSFNIGATESVKFVQPNASSVSLNRVLGLESSGIFGSLSANGKVILINPNGILFGKSASVNVGSLIASTHDMSDADFMAGRYKFAGSSSASVINQGDITATAGGYVALLGASVHNHGTISAKLGTVALAAGNAMTLDMAGDGLLNVTVDTGAVNAMVGNTGLIQADGGKVFLTTHAATGLLNTVVNNTGLIQAQTLENHKGRIVLLGDMKNGTVHVGGTLDASAPNGGDGGFIETSAARVKISNNASITTKAANGKTGEWLIDPVDFTIAASGGDMTGADLSTDLSSTNVSISSTSGATGTLGNLNVNDAVSWSTNKLTLTAVNDVNINAVMTATGAASLELNPTGKVNVALGVSGFTGSVDFSNLNPGALTIKGFAQTVITNQAGLQSMGNSPATLSGRYVLGNNINLGGSFFNPIGNAINSFNGSLDGLGHTVSNLSINPAITSYVGLFGFVAAQGDIRNIGIVNSNITTGASYVGALAGYSNASIANSYSSTNVTAANYVGGLVGVNIGAINQSFVTGSVNGSFYVGGLTGYNNVNATINNSYATGSVLASSNYAGGLTGVNEGSVRDSYATGSTYGVNYVGGLVGYTESRGSIDMSYATGSVKGVSYVGGLIGYNKSSSTINNSYATGSVLASSNYAGGLIGNNYGAVINSYASGFVSGTSSVGGLIGSNQNSLISNNYWKINETNPNQLGIGSGISTGATGLTAAQMTDEFKFTGFNFTQPIWGFATGVNNDQPILCAVSACSVTVYVNPTAGTNVYGTAPVFAYKLVDRNGASYSLNNASLNGTATNTSTAPTKFSDVDNYTFRYASGYGLSGTDASNYVLKAWKTPTNWTVTPAYLTITPDNLSRLYGEVNPDLTYKVSGFVNGESLSTPNIGSPLLTTTAMPTTSVGNVSINVTVNDLGARNYRTTGLNGRLTINKAHLTVTADNQSRLYGQADPILTTTVSGFVNSENAASATSGTGSAVTTASSTTNVGNVSITAGIGSLAATNYDFTNFVDGTLTINKVHLIVTADNQSRLYGQANPSLTTTVSGFANSETAATAVSGTGSAVTTASSTTNVGNVSITAGVGSLAATNYDFTNFVDGTLTINKAHLTVTADNQSRLYGQTNPSLTTTVSGFANSETAATAVSGTGSAVTTALSTTNVGNVSITAGIGTLAATNYDFTNFVDGTLTINKAHLTVTADNQSRLYGQANPSLTTTVSGFVNSENAASATSGTGSAVTTASSTTNVGNVNISAGAGSLAATNYDFTNLIDGTLTINKAHLTVNADNQSRLYGQANPSFTTTVSGFANNETAATATSGIGSATATAPSTTNVGTADITPYAFLIAKNYDLTNFVKGTLTINKAPLLVTANNQTRYFGAINPTFTESITGFVLGQNLLTSGVTGTAFGNSTATTTTLPGTAVITGSLGTLASTNYYFLAPVNGVMTILKAKK; encoded by the coding sequence ATGAACCATGTATACCGCTCAATCTGGAACGACAGCACAGGCACTTTTGTCGCCACCTCGGAACTAACCCAAAGTGCAGGTAAAAAAGCTACTTCTACCAACACTAGCGCTGGCAAATGTTGCGAAAAAAATGCAAGAAAATCGCATCACTCAACTCGCCATACTCGCTTTTGCGACACCTTTAAAGCCGCGGCCATAGCGCTGTTGCTGATGTTTGGTTCAAACCTTTACGCGCTGCCGTCTGGTGGTGAAGTTGTATCGGGTAGCGCGAATATCGCAAAAGATCCGTCGGGACTGCTTATTACCCAAACTACTCCAAAAGCGGCCCTTAACTGGCAGAGCTTTAACATCGGCGCGACTGAATCGGTCAAGTTTGTACAACCCAATGCCAGCTCAGTCAGCCTTAACCGCGTGTTGGGCCTTGAGTCCTCAGGTATTTTCGGAAGTCTCTCGGCTAACGGAAAAGTCATACTGATCAATCCAAACGGTATCTTGTTTGGTAAAAGCGCATCCGTTAATGTTGGTAGCTTGATCGCGTCTACCCATGACATGTCAGACGCGGATTTCATGGCCGGAAGATACAAGTTTGCAGGAAGCAGCAGCGCCTCAGTAATCAACCAAGGCGACATCACCGCAACTGCGGGTGGTTACGTAGCTTTACTTGGCGCTAGTGTTCACAATCATGGCACGATTTCTGCCAAGCTAGGCACGGTAGCGCTGGCGGCTGGTAATGCCATGACGTTGGATATGGCTGGCGACGGTTTACTCAACGTCACCGTTGACACAGGCGCAGTTAATGCAATGGTGGGTAATACAGGCTTGATTCAAGCCGATGGCGGCAAAGTATTTTTGACCACGCATGCGGCGACGGGACTGCTAAACACCGTGGTCAACAACACCGGCTTAATCCAAGCCCAGACCTTGGAGAACCACAAAGGCCGCATCGTGCTGCTGGGCGACATGAAAAACGGCACTGTTCATGTGGGCGGAACGCTAGACGCATCAGCACCGAATGGCGGTGATGGCGGCTTTATCGAAACCTCAGCCGCGCGAGTAAAAATATCAAACAACGCCAGCATCACCACCAAAGCCGCAAATGGAAAAACCGGCGAATGGTTGATAGACCCGGTTGATTTCACCATCGCAGCAAGCGGCGGCGATATGACAGGCGCAGACCTGAGCACGGACCTCTCCAGCACAAATGTGAGCATCAGCAGTACCAGCGGTGCAACCGGCACACTGGGCAATCTCAATGTTAATGACGCAGTGAGCTGGAGTACCAACAAGCTCACCCTTACAGCTGTCAATGATGTGAATATCAACGCCGTGATGACGGCAACTGGTGCGGCATCGCTTGAATTAAATCCAACCGGAAAAGTAAATGTGGCGCTGGGTGTGAGTGGGTTTACTGGGAGTGTTGATTTTTCTAATCTGAATCCGGGCGCTTTGACTATCAAGGGCTTTGCGCAAACCGTTATTACTAACCAAGCTGGCTTGCAGAGCATGGGAAACAGTCCAGCCACTTTATCTGGCCGCTATGTGCTGGGAAATAATATAAACCTAGGTGGATCTTTTTTTAACCCGATTGGTAATGCAATCAATTCATTTAATGGTTCACTCGACGGTCTCGGTCATACGGTCAGCAACCTTTCTATAAATCCAGCCATAACTAGCTATGTAGGTTTATTTGGATTTGTCGCTGCTCAGGGTGATATTCGCAATATTGGAATTGTTAACTCTAATATAACAACCGGAGCTAGTTACGTCGGCGCACTAGCTGGATATAGCAATGCAAGCATTGCCAACAGCTATTCTTCGACAAACGTAACTGCAGCGAATTATGTAGGCGGCCTAGTTGGAGTAAACATTGGTGCTATCAACCAAAGTTTTGTGACAGGATCAGTAAATGGATCATTTTACGTGGGAGGTTTGACTGGATATAACAATGTAAATGCAACAATAAATAATAGTTACGCTACTGGCTCAGTGCTTGCTTCTTCTAATTATGCTGGTGGTTTAACCGGGGTTAACGAGGGTTCAGTTCGTGACAGCTATGCCACAGGATCTACTTATGGTGTAAATTATGTTGGAGGCCTAGTTGGATACACTGAAAGTAGAGGCTCTATCGATATGAGTTATGCGACAGGATCAGTAAAAGGAGTATCTTATGTTGGTGGTTTGATTGGTTATAACAAGAGCTCTTCAACAATAAATAATAGTTACGCCACAGGCTCAGTGCTTGCTTCTTCTAATTATGCTGGTGGTTTAATTGGAAATAACTATGGAGCAGTTATCAACAGCTATGCATCAGGTTTTGTGAGTGGCACATCGTCTGTTGGCGGACTAATTGGGTCGAATCAGAATAGCTTAATTAGCAATAACTACTGGAAAATTAATGAAACAAATCCAAACCAGTTAGGTATTGGAAGCGGTATATCAACTGGCGCCACAGGTTTAACAGCAGCCCAAATGACTGATGAATTTAAATTTACAGGCTTTAATTTCACTCAACCAATATGGGGATTCGCCACAGGCGTCAATAATGACCAACCTATTTTGTGCGCGGTCAGTGCTTGCAGCGTCACTGTTTATGTGAACCCAACTGCTGGCACTAACGTCTATGGCACAGCGCCGGTATTTGCCTACAAACTGGTCGATCGCAATGGCGCCTCATACAGCCTTAACAATGCGTCGTTGAACGGCACTGCAACAAACACGTCGACAGCCCCAACTAAATTTAGTGACGTCGACAACTACACATTCAGATATGCCAGTGGCTATGGTTTGTCTGGAACCGATGCCAGTAACTACGTTTTGAAAGCCTGGAAAACACCAACAAACTGGACGGTTACCCCAGCTTATTTAACCATTACCCCTGACAACCTGTCTCGCTTATATGGTGAAGTCAATCCAGACCTGACCTACAAGGTCAGTGGTTTTGTTAACGGCGAGAGCTTGAGCACGCCCAATATTGGATCCCCTCTGCTCACCACAACAGCTATGCCAACAACCAGTGTCGGTAATGTCAGCATTAACGTCACCGTAAACGATCTTGGCGCTAGAAACTACAGAACTACTGGGCTCAACGGTAGGTTAACCATAAATAAAGCGCATTTAACCGTCACCGCCGACAACCAATCGCGCCTATACGGCCAAGCCGATCCAATCCTAACGACAACGGTCAGCGGCTTTGTTAATAGTGAGAATGCTGCCTCGGCAACAAGCGGTACCGGCAGCGCCGTAACGACAGCTTCATCAACCACTAATGTTGGTAATGTCAGCATCACCGCCGGCATTGGCTCACTGGCCGCTACAAACTACGACTTTACTAATTTTGTTGACGGTACGTTAACCATTAACAAAGTGCATTTAATCGTCACCGCCGATAACCAATCGCGCCTCTACGGCCAAGCCAACCCAAGCCTAACGACAACGGTCAGTGGCTTTGCAAACAGCGAGACGGCAGCCACGGCAGTTAGCGGCACCGGCAGCGCCGTAACGACAGCTTCATCAACCACTAACGTCGGTAATGTCAGCATCACCGCAGGCGTCGGCTCACTGGCCGCTACAAACTACGACTTTACTAATTTTGTTGACGGTACGTTAACCATAAACAAAGCGCATTTAACCGTCACCGCCGACAACCAATCGCGCCTTTACGGCCAAACCAACCCAAGCCTAACAACAACGGTCAGTGGCTTTGCAAACAGCGAGACGGCAGCCACGGCAGTTAGCGGCACCGGCAGCGCCGTAACGACAGCTTTATCAACCACTAACGTCGGTAATGTCAGCATCACCGCAGGCATCGGCACATTGGCCGCTACAAACTACGACTTTACTAATTTTGTTGACGGTACGTTAACCATAAACAAAGCGCATTTAACCGTCACAGCCGATAACCAATCGCGTCTCTACGGCCAAGCCAACCCAAGCTTAACCACTACGGTCAGCGGCTTTGTTAATAGTGAGAATGCTGCCTCGGCAACTAGCGGTACCGGCAGCGCCGTAACGACAGCTTCATCAACCACTAATGTTGGTAACGTAAATATAAGCGCCGGCGCCGGCTCACTGGCCGCTACAAACTACGACTTTACTAATCTGATTGACGGCACGTTAACCATTAACAAAGCGCATTTAACCGTAAACGCCGACAACCAATCGCGCCTATATGGCCAAGCCAACCCGAGCTTTACGACAACGGTCAGCGGCTTTGCAAACAACGAGACGGCGGCTACGGCAACTAGCGGTATCGGCAGCGCCACAGCAACAGCTCCATCAACCACTAATGTCGGTACAGCAGACATTACGCCTTATGCCTTTTTAATCGCTAAAAATTACGACCTCACAAATTTTGTGAAGGGCACGTTAACGATTAATAAAGCGCCGCTGCTTGTGACAGCCAATAACCAGACGCGTTACTTTGGCGCGATCAATCCGACGTTCACAGAAAGCATCACTGGTTTTGTCTTGGGTCAAAATTTACTCACATCCGGCGTCACCGGTACGGCATTTGGCAACAGTACTGCGACAACTACAACCTTGCCTGGAACGGCTGTCATTACGGGAAGTCTTGGCACTCTGGCGTCGACTAATTACTACTTTCTCGCCCCTGTAAATGGTGTTATGACTATTCTTAAAGCTAAAAAATAA
- the alkB gene encoding DNA oxidative demethylase AlkB gives MRSSFNLDLFGDMPEPGESFSPIAPGAALLRGFARAQAAQLLANIEDLIKHAPLRHLVTPGGYPMSVAMTNCGSFGWGSDQHGYRYTAQDPISGLAWPAMPEIFLTLATAAALAAGFPHFAPDACLINEYLPAARMSLHQDRNERHMTSPIVSVSLGLPAVFLFGGLSRSDKPQRLLLSHGDVVVWGGPSRLAFHGVAPLADGWHGLLGSRRINLTFRHAGEKLASSGFD, from the coding sequence ATGCGCAGTAGTTTTAATCTTGATCTTTTTGGCGATATGCCCGAACCCGGTGAATCGTTTAGCCCCATCGCGCCTGGTGCTGCCTTGCTGCGCGGTTTTGCACGTGCGCAAGCAGCGCAACTTTTAGCCAATATTGAAGACCTTATAAAACACGCGCCGCTACGCCATTTGGTCACGCCGGGCGGCTATCCGATGTCAGTGGCCATGACTAATTGCGGCAGTTTTGGTTGGGGGTCTGATCAACACGGTTACCGCTATACAGCACAAGACCCAATCAGCGGCTTGGCTTGGCCGGCTATGCCAGAAATCTTTTTAACTTTGGCCACGGCCGCAGCACTCGCCGCTGGTTTTCCTCACTTCGCGCCTGACGCCTGTTTGATTAATGAATATCTGCCAGCAGCGCGCATGTCGCTACACCAAGACCGCAATGAACGGCATATGACTTCTCCCATCGTGTCGGTTTCGTTGGGACTGCCGGCGGTTTTTTTATTTGGTGGATTGAGTCGATCTGATAAGCCGCAGCGCTTGTTACTTTCGCATGGCGATGTAGTGGTTTGGGGCGGCCCCTCAAGACTGGCCTTTCATGGCGTCGCCCCACTTGCAGACGGCTGGCACGGCCTGCTCGGGTCACGCCGTATCAACCTGACTTTTCGCCACGCTGGGGAAAAGCTGGCGAGTTCTGGCTTTGATTGA
- a CDS encoding DUF6172 family protein, which yields MKKTYLLNVEGKNRDRLLDAAKHDIRKYVKRERARPLPAEVDFFDFNCRLGSSQETAVEVHFAALFTAIDTLTKDGASQFYAEVVTSHGQRTAKPYDASRDAQAQADADYQDN from the coding sequence ATGAAAAAAACATACCTCCTCAACGTTGAGGGTAAAAACCGTGATCGTCTGTTGGATGCGGCAAAGCACGACATTCGCAAATACGTCAAACGTGAACGTGCGCGTCCTCTGCCGGCTGAGGTTGATTTTTTTGACTTTAACTGCCGCCTTGGTAGCAGCCAAGAAACCGCTGTTGAAGTCCACTTCGCCGCACTATTTACGGCGATTGATACGCTGACCAAAGACGGTGCAAGCCAGTTCTACGCCGAAGTCGTTACCAGCCACGGCCAACGCACGGCTAAACCGTATGACGCCAGTCGGGACGCCCAAGCACAAGCTGACGCAGACTATCAGGATAACTAA
- a CDS encoding DEAD/DEAH box helicase — MLFTDLGFSPATLPALLKALSDNGYSAPTEIQSAAIPAILQGRDVIGSAQTGSGKTAAFCLPLLEQVMLAQPQSVSPRRIHALILVPTRELAAQVGAAIDGFAKHLAKRVKVAVVFGGVSINPQMINLRGGADILVATPGRLLDLIEHNAVSISKVNCVVLDEADRLLDLGFGEELGRVLQLLPAKRQSLFFSATFAPAIEKLAQSMLSNPLRIEIAALAATEPDITQRAIAVDASRRTQLLRHLVQTEKWSRVLVFVATKHAAEMIADKLRKYAIEAEPFHGELSQGKRNQVLMDFKAKTVQVVVATDVAARGIDINQLPVVVNYDLPRSATDYTHRIGRTGRAGESGMAVSFVSGSTQAHFKLIEKRQRLSVALEEIVGFEPIETAVVNAVDPLSVGGIKGKRPSKKDKLRAAAAEE, encoded by the coding sequence ATGCTATTTACTGATCTGGGTTTTTCGCCCGCTACATTGCCCGCTCTGCTCAAAGCACTTAGCGACAACGGCTACAGCGCACCCACCGAAATACAGTCGGCGGCTATACCGGCAATTTTGCAAGGCCGCGATGTAATCGGCTCGGCTCAGACCGGCTCCGGGAAGACCGCTGCGTTTTGTTTGCCTTTGCTTGAGCAGGTAATGCTTGCCCAACCGCAATCAGTATCACCCCGCCGCATTCACGCACTGATTTTGGTGCCGACGCGAGAGCTTGCTGCTCAGGTCGGCGCAGCGATTGATGGCTTTGCCAAACACCTTGCCAAACGTGTCAAGGTTGCGGTTGTTTTTGGCGGTGTGTCGATTAATCCGCAAATGATTAATCTGCGCGGCGGCGCTGATATTTTGGTCGCAACGCCGGGGCGACTACTCGATTTAATTGAACACAATGCAGTCAGTATTAGCAAGGTCAATTGCGTGGTGCTAGACGAGGCAGATCGTTTGTTAGACCTAGGTTTTGGTGAGGAGTTGGGGCGTGTTTTGCAATTGCTACCAGCCAAGCGCCAAAGTTTGTTTTTCTCGGCCACTTTTGCGCCCGCAATTGAAAAGCTTGCGCAAAGCATGCTCAGCAATCCGTTGCGAATAGAAATTGCAGCGCTGGCTGCGACTGAACCCGACATCACCCAACGCGCTATTGCGGTTGATGCTAGCCGCCGCACACAACTGCTCAGGCACTTGGTGCAAACTGAAAAATGGAGTCGGGTTTTGGTCTTTGTCGCAACCAAACATGCAGCAGAAATGATTGCCGACAAGCTGCGTAAATACGCTATCGAGGCCGAGCCGTTTCACGGCGAATTAAGCCAAGGCAAACGCAATCAAGTGTTGATGGATTTCAAAGCCAAAACCGTTCAAGTGGTGGTGGCCACTGACGTGGCGGCGCGCGGCATAGACATCAATCAATTACCCGTCGTGGTGAACTACGACTTACCGCGCTCAGCGACCGATTACACCCACAGAATAGGTCGCACAGGTCGCGCTGGCGAGAGTGGTATGGCGGTGAGTTTTGTCAGCGGCAGCACACAGGCGCATTTCAAGCTGATTGAAAAACGCCAACGTTTATCGGTGGCGCTGGAAGAAATTGTTGGCTTTGAACCCATTGAAACCGCAGTCGTCAACGCGGTTGATCCGCTGTCAGTAGGCGGCATTAAGGGCAAGCGCCCAAGCAAAAAAGACAAACTGCGCGCCGCTGCTGCTGAAGAATAA